Proteins co-encoded in one Cercospora beticola chromosome 7, complete sequence genomic window:
- a CDS encoding uncharacterized protein (antiSMASH:Cluster_4), translated as MEVHSRASLLGLPRELRDEILSHVLIAPVELSTLHKSWHNYKEGVSAYPPAICRVNRQLREESLSRFYSGNTFMAQISAEGLYDAFHRWIHGVGRTQVQHIRHLELRGWVQIPFGHMVQKRWLVALFDLRSGTMRIGDETVLASTAQLSPVKELEFAFAELVRMRNGKPFGALELEELVEGFHDLCIAC; from the coding sequence ATGGAAGTGCACTCGCGAGCAAGTCTGCTTGGTCTACCAAGAGAGCTACGCGATGAGATTCTATCGCACGTTCTCATCGCTCCTGTCGAACTTTCCACCCTACACAAGTCATGGCACAACTACAAAGAAGGCGTCTCTGCCTATCCTCCTGCAATATGCAGAGTGAACAGGCAACTCCGTGAGGAGTCGCTTTCCAGGTTCTACTCCGGTAACACATTCATGGCTCAGATCTCTGCTGAAGGTCTCTACGATGCTTTTCATCGCTGGATTCACGGCGTTGGCAGAACTCAAGTGCAACATATCCGCCACCTCGAACTTCGCGGCTGGGTACAGATCCCGTTCGGCCATATGGTGCAGAAGAGATGGCTCGTAGCTCTGTTCGACTTGCGTTCGGGCACGATGAGGATCGGAGACGAAACAGTCTTGGCCAGCACTGCACAGCTCAGTCCCGTGAAGGAACTGGAATTCGCGTTTGCGGAACTCGTCCGAATGAGGAACGGCAAGCCATTTGGAGCACTAGAGCTGGAAGAACTGGTTGAAGGATTCCATGACCTCTGCATAGCATGCTGA
- a CDS encoding uncharacterized protein (antiSMASH:Cluster_4), which translates to MGVAFDYYPDRPENIDAILNGLDRYNPETTGVFQDYVASQCENQLYDSYANLALLKLYQFNPHLARDETITNILVKALTVFPSPDYSLCLSLLPAHVLQKTATSGPPASGSLAEIVQHLGVLHSQLNNAQYSQFWETLSDDDTYADLTADVAGFEDTMRVRIAVVVSQCMQEVGRDVLESWLNISGGKFEGFIKEVCGWTIEGNTVKVPLNKENEARSVVQRETVKFDQFSRMIKRAYEQPA; encoded by the exons ATGGGCGTCGCCTTCGATTACTACCCGGACCGACCGGAGAACATTGACGCGATCTTGAACGGCCTCGACCGCTACAACCCAGAGACGACCGGCGTTTTCCAGGACTACGTTGCTTCACAATGCGAAAATCAGCTCTACGATAGCTACGCGAATCTGGCGCTTCTAAAACT GTACCAATTCAACCCGCACCTCGCCCGCGACGAGACCATCACCAACATCCTCGTCAAGGCCCTCACCGTTTTCCCCTCACCAGATTACAGCCTATGTCTGTCTCTTCTCCCAGCTCACGTTCTGCAAAAGACGGCAACATCAGGACCCCCGGCTTCAGGATCCCTCGCCGAAATCGTTCAACATCTCGGCGTCCTACACAGCCAACTGAACAACGCACAATACTCGCAATTCTGGGAGACACTATCCGATGATGACACCTACGCGGACCTGACCGCAGATGTCGCCGGGTTTGAAGACACCATGCGCGTTAGAATCGCCGTTGTTGTCTCACAATGCATGCAAGAAGTTGGCCGCGACGTGTTGGAGTCATGGCTGAACATTTCTGGCGGCAAGTTCGAGGGCTTCATCAAGGAGGTCTGTGGCTGGACTATTGAGGGCAACACTGTGAAGGTGCCTCTGAACAAGGAGAACGAGGCACGCAGTGTGGTGCAGAGGGAGACCGTCAAATTTGACCAGTTCTCAAGGATGATCAAGAGGGCATATGAGCAGCCAGCATAG